The Candidatus Binatia bacterium genome includes the window CCAGCGGATGCCGAACACGCCGCCGGGGCCGCGCTGGTAGTTGAACTGGTCCCAGGCGAACGGGTTGAGCTGACGGTCGTTGCGCGGCGCGTAGCTGTAGCTGAACGAGCCCGTCAAGAAGAACATCGGATAGTAGTCCGCCTCGATCGTCTTGACTTCCTCGGCCTTGGCGGCGATCCCGGCCTCGAGCTGCTTCCAGGCGGGGTTCTTGTCGTAGAGCTGGCCGAGGTAGTGCTCGAGCGGCTCGAGCCGGATCTCGACGGGCTCGAGGAAGCGCTCGGCGACGTCGAGCGGCGCCTTGCGGTCCTCGCCGATCAGCATGCGCAGCGCTTCGAGCGCGGACTGCGCGCCGGTCTCGATCCTCGGGACCTCCTTGGCGATCTCGGCGAGCGCGACGCGCAGGTAGAGGATGTCGAGCTCGGTGATGTCCGGGTCGCCGCTCTCGCGGCGCTCGTTCGCGGTCTCGAGCGCGTCCTCGAAGGAGTCGCGCGCCTCGACCAGGATGCCCTGCACCGAGCGCGACAGGAGGACGTTGTAGTACAGGGTCTTCACCTGCAGGACGACGTCCGCCGCCTTGCCCTCGCTCGCGGCGATCTCCTGCTCGACGGCGTGCGTCGCCGCCGCGATCCCCGAGGTGAGCTTCCCCCAGGTGAACAGCGGCTGGACGAGGGTGACGTCGACGCTGGTGAACGGTCCGTAGCGGCTCGTGTCGACGGTGTCGCGCGGCTCGAGCACCGTACCGCGGTAGGCCGGCGCGACGCCGAGCAGGTTCAGCGCCTCGAACTGGGGCACGAAGCGCGACGCCTTGGCCTCGCGTAGCTTCGCCTGGCGGGCCGCGACGTCCCAGCGCGCGACCGCGAGCTCGGGCGCCGCCTCGAGCGCGCGGCGCACGAACTCGTCGAGCGTGAGCTTGTCAACCTTCGGCGCGGCCTGCGCGGCACCGGCGCCGTTCTCGCCGGACGGCGCGATCTCGAGTCGAGCGGCGGAGGCGTCGGCGGACGCGCCGACGTCCGCAGACGCGCCGGTCTCTGCCCTACCCGACGCCGCGGCCGCGAGCACGAGCACGCAGGCGACCGCGAGGGCGCGAGCCGCGCTCTTCTCTCCCCCTTCGGATCTCCCCCGCCTCGCTCTCACCGCGCGCTGTGTCTGGTGCGGAACAACCACAGCCCGATCGCCAACGTCACGAGCCCGTAGAGCAGCAGCACCGACACCGGCTCGACGATCGCCGCCAGGCCACGGCCGCGTAGCACCAGGTCGTTCATGCCACGCATCGCCCACGTGGTGAAGACGATTGGCGAGATCTCGCGCATCCACTCCGGCGTGATGGACTGCGGCCACCAGAGGCCGCCGAGCGCCGAGAAGGCCATCACCACCGCGAGGCTCATCGGCTGGGTCTGCTCGCGGGTGCGCGCGATGCCGGCGATCACGAGCCCGAGCGAAACGCAGACGAACACCACCGCGCAGGTCAGCAGGAAGAACGCCAGCACCGACGAGCCGAGCGAGACGTTGAACACGAAGTGGCCCCAGATGAACAGGACCAGCATCTGCACGACGCCCATCACGAAGCGGGCGCCGAGCTTGCCGATCAGCATCCAGGTGAAGCCCGCGGGGGCGACCAGCAGCCGTGGGAGAGTTCCCCAGTCGCGCTCGTCGTGCAGCCCCATCGCGGTCGAGAAGATGACCGCGAGCAGCACGAACATGATCGAGAAGCCGGGGACGTTCTGCTCGAAGGACGTGACGGAGATGCGGTTCCCCGTCAGGTTCTGCTCCTTCATCACGATGCGGTCTTCGGCCAGCGGGTCGGCGAGCGCTGCCGCGTCCTTGTCCATCAGCAGCAACAGCACCTTGACCTGGTTCAGGTCGACGGCCTGCGCCGGGTCGGTGAGCAGCGTGATCTCGCTCGGCCGGCCCTGCAGGTAGGCCTTGCTCATGCCCTCCGGGAAGACGATCGCCGCCGGCGCCCGGTTCTGGTCGCGGACCATGCGGATCGCCGCCTCGCGCGGCATCTCCACCGGGTCGGCGTGCTTCGACAGCAGCTTGATGAACGAGCTCGCGACCGGCCCCTGGTCGTCGTTGACGATCGGGATGGTGAGCTTCTGCCCCTCGTCGCTGTCGAACAGCGCGCTCGCGATGATCGAGATGACGACGATCGGGACGAGAATGAAGAACAGCAGCGCCCAGCGGTCGCGGAAGATCAGCCGCAGGTCCTTGAGGAAGACCGCAACCATGCGCCGTCAGTCGGTCCCGCCGCTCGAATCGCCGCTCTTCAACTTGTTGCGCAGCTGCGTCAGCAGCTCGTCGAACGACCGCTTGGCGAGCGCCCGATCGAACTGCGACTTGAAGTTCTCCGCCAGGCTGACGCCCTCGATCCGGATGTCGGTGGCGATCCAGCCCTTGGACTTGCGCTCGAGGTCGTAGTCGACGGCGAACTTGTCGCGCGGCGTGACGATGAAGGTGTTCACCGTCGCCTTATCGCCGCTCACCTTCTCGGCCCCGTACTCGAAGTCGGGCGCCTCGAAGAGCAGCAGCCGCTGCACGTAGGTGCGGATGAAGAGCTCGCGGAACAGGTCGAGGAACTCGCGCTTCTGCGCCTCGGTCTTGCCGTCGATGTGCTTGCCGATCGACTTGTAGCCGAGGGCGTCGGTGTCGAGGAAGCCGCGCAGCAGCTCCTTGAGCTTCGCGAGCTTGGTGTTGTGGTCGCCGGTGCCCGTGACGATCTTGTTCGACGCGCTCAGCGTCTTGCGCACGGTCTCCATCGGCGAGTCGCCCTGCGCGACGACGTACGCGGGGGCGAGCGCCACGACGGCGGCCGCAGCGAGCGCGAGCACGAAGCCCCTCGCGCGGCGGTGGTTCACCAGCTGGTTCACTAGTCCCTCAGATCCTTCCCGGTCAGCTCGATGAACACCGTGTCGAGCGAGACCGGCGCGACGCGGACCTGCACGATCAACCCCTGCAGGTCCGGACGGTTGCACATCAAGCGGGGCAGGACCTCCTCGGCGCGCGAGGTGTAGACGCGCAGCAGCGGACCGCTCTGCTCGCAGCGCTGCACGCCCTCGACCGAGGAGACGTCGACGCGCGGCGCCGGCTGCCGCAAGCGCAGCTCGATCACCTCGCTGGTCTTCGACAGGCCGAGCAGCTCCGGGACGGTGCCGAGCGCGACCACGTTGCCCTCGTCCATGATCGCGATGCGGTCGCACAGGTCCTCGGCCTCGGCAAGGTAGTGCGTCGTGTAAAGAATCGTGACCCCCTGCGCGCGCAGCCGCCGGACGGCTTCGAAGATGTGCACGCGCGACTGCGGGTCGACGCCGACGGTCGGCTCGTCGAGCAGCACGAGGCGCGGCCCGCTGACCAGCGCGCAGCCGAGGTTCAGTCGCCGACGCATGCCGCCCGAGTAGGTCGCGACGCGATCGTCCTTGCGGCTCGTGAGCTCGACGGCGTCGAGCGCTTCGGCGATGCGCTTCGGACGCTCGGCCGCCGGCACGCCGTAGAGGCGCGCGAAGAACTCGAGGTTCTCGGCGGCGGTGAGCGACGGGTAGAGCGCTTCCTCCTGCGGCGCGACGTTCAGCAAGCGGCGCGCGGCGTGCACCTCGCGCACGACGTGCTTGCCGAACACCCACGCGTCGCCGTCGGTCGGACGGATGCGCGTCGAGATCATCGACAGCGTCGTCGTCTTGCCCGCACCATTCGGTCCGAGCAGGCCGAAGATCTCCCCCTCGTTGACCTCCAGCGACACCCCCCGAACCGCCTCGCGGCCGTCGTAGGAGCGGCGAAGGTTCTTCGTCACCACGGCCGCGGCCATCCCCTTCGAGCCGTATCCGTCCCCTGGGATGGGGTCAATTGGTGGTCAGTTCTTCGCGCAAGATAGCGTCGCGCTCACAGCAGGAACGGGTCGCGCAGAAGGATGGTCTCTTCGCGCTCCGCGCCGACCGAGATCAGGGTCACCGGCGTCGCGGTGAGCTCCTCGATGCGTGCGATGTAGCGCCGCGCCGCCGGCGGCAGATCCTCGAAGCGGCGCACCTGGCCGAGCCCCTCGGCCCAGCCGTCGAGCTCCTCGTAGATCGGGCGGGCCGCCGCGAACGCGCGCGCCCCCGCCGGCACGGTCTCCGTGCGGACGCCCTCGCAGTCGTACGCGACCGCGATCTTGAGCTTCGGCAGCCCGGAGAGCACGTCGAGCTTGGTGATCGCGAGCCCCGACATCCCCGACAGACGCGCCGCCTGCCGCACGACCACCGCGTCGAACCAGCCGCAGCGCCGCGGACGCCCCGTGGTCGCGCCGAACTCGTCGCCGACCTCGCGCAGCTTCTGCCCGACCTCGTCGTCGAGCTCGGTCGG containing:
- a CDS encoding ABC transporter permease, which codes for MVAVFLKDLRLIFRDRWALLFFILVPIVVISIIASALFDSDEGQKLTIPIVNDDQGPVASSFIKLLSKHADPVEMPREAAIRMVRDQNRAPAAIVFPEGMSKAYLQGRPSEITLLTDPAQAVDLNQVKVLLLLMDKDAAALADPLAEDRIVMKEQNLTGNRISVTSFEQNVPGFSIMFVLLAVIFSTAMGLHDERDWGTLPRLLVAPAGFTWMLIGKLGARFVMGVVQMLVLFIWGHFVFNVSLGSSVLAFFLLTCAVVFVCVSLGLVIAGIARTREQTQPMSLAVVMAFSALGGLWWPQSITPEWMREISPIVFTTWAMRGMNDLVLRGRGLAAIVEPVSVLLLYGLVTLAIGLWLFRTRHSAR
- a CDS encoding ABC transporter substrate-binding protein yields the protein MNQLVNHRRARGFVLALAAAAVVALAPAYVVAQGDSPMETVRKTLSASNKIVTGTGDHNTKLAKLKELLRGFLDTDALGYKSIGKHIDGKTEAQKREFLDLFRELFIRTYVQRLLLFEAPDFEYGAEKVSGDKATVNTFIVTPRDKFAVDYDLERKSKGWIATDIRIEGVSLAENFKSQFDRALAKRSFDELLTQLRNKLKSGDSSGGTD
- a CDS encoding TolC family protein, with amino-acid sequence MLVLAAAASGRAETGASADVGASADASAARLEIAPSGENGAGAAQAAPKVDKLTLDEFVRRALEAAPELAVARWDVAARQAKLREAKASRFVPQFEALNLLGVAPAYRGTVLEPRDTVDTSRYGPFTSVDVTLVQPLFTWGKLTSGIAAATHAVEQEIAASEGKAADVVLQVKTLYYNVLLSRSVQGILVEARDSFEDALETANERRESGDPDITELDILYLRVALAEIAKEVPRIETGAQSALEALRMLIGEDRKAPLDVAERFLEPVEIRLEPLEHYLGQLYDKNPAWKQLEAGIAAKAEEVKTIEADYYPMFFLTGSFSYSYAPRNDRQLNPFAWDQFNYQRGPGGVFGIRWPLNFHITAAKVEATRAELGKLEAQRRMAQDGLALELETAYRKVIETKEALDKLEDGRSAGRAILTLSVTNFDIGIGDASEILQGLSNYAQVSGHYYEQLRDYNIAVAEFERVSGVEISVKKEKR
- a CDS encoding ABC transporter ATP-binding protein is translated as MVTKNLRRSYDGREAVRGVSLEVNEGEIFGLLGPNGAGKTTTLSMISTRIRPTDGDAWVFGKHVVREVHAARRLLNVAPQEEALYPSLTAAENLEFFARLYGVPAAERPKRIAEALDAVELTSRKDDRVATYSGGMRRRLNLGCALVSGPRLVLLDEPTVGVDPQSRVHIFEAVRRLRAQGVTILYTTHYLAEAEDLCDRIAIMDEGNVVALGTVPELLGLSKTSEVIELRLRQPAPRVDVSSVEGVQRCEQSGPLLRVYTSRAEEVLPRLMCNRPDLQGLIVQVRVAPVSLDTVFIELTGKDLRD